In Equus quagga isolate Etosha38 chromosome 14, UCLA_HA_Equagga_1.0, whole genome shotgun sequence, one DNA window encodes the following:
- the LOC124225474 gene encoding olfactory receptor 2D3: MGEENQSFVAEFIFLGLSQDWQTQILLFVFFLSIYLLTVIGNLLIIILIFMDTQLHTPMYFFLRNLSFTDLCFSTSIVPQLLVHFMVKKKTISFLGCMTQIIVFLLVGCTECALLAVMSYDRYVAVCKPLHYSTIMTQQMCLQLTIGSWVSGALVSLVDATFTFQLPYGGQNIINHYFCEPPALLKLASADTYSTEMAIFAMGVLILLAPVSLILVSYWNIISTVIQMQSGEGRLKAFSTCGSHLIVVVLFYGSGIFTYMRPNSKTTKEQDKMISVFYTVVTPMLNPIIYSLKNKDVKRALRKLAGRKSFSQRQ; the protein is encoded by the coding sequence ATGggagaagaaaaccaaagcttCGTGGCTGAGTTTATCTTCCTTGGCCTTTCACAGGACTGGCAGACCCAGATcctgctatttgtttttttcctcagcatTTATCTGTTGACTGTGATTGGAAACCTACTCATCATTATTCTTATCTTTATGGATACTCAACTTCACACGCCCATGTACTTTTTTCTTAGAAACCTCTCTTTCACAGATCTCTGTTTCTCTACTAGCATTGTCCCTCAACTGTTGGTCCACTTCATggtaaagaagaaaactatttcttttttggggtgtaTGACACAGATAATTGTCTTCCTTCTGGTTGGGTGTACAGAATGTGCACTGCTGGCAGTGATGTCTTATGACCGGTATGTGGCGGTCTGCAAGCCCCTGCACTACTCCACCATCATGACCCAACAGATGTGTCTCCAGTTGACCATAGGATCCTGGGTCAGTGGGGCACTAGTGTCTCTGGTAGACGCCACCTTTACTTTCCAACTTCCCTATGGAGGGCAGAACATTATCAATCACTACTTTTGTGAACCTCCTGCCCTCCTGAAGCTGGCTTCAGCAGATACCTACAGCACAGAAATGGCCATCTTTGCAATGGGTGTGCTCATCCTGCTCGCTCCTGTCTCCCTGATCCTTGTCTCCTACTGGAATATTATCTCCACTGTGATCCAGATGCAGTCTGGGGAGGGCAGGCTtaaggccttctccacctgtggctcCCATCTCATTGTTGTTGTCCTCTTCTATGGGTCAGGAATATTCACCTACATGCGGCCAAACTCCAAGACTACAAAAGAGCAAGATAAGATGATATCTGTGTTCTATACAGTGGTGACTCCAATGTTGAACCCTATAATTTACAGCCTGAAAAACAAGGATGTCAAAAGAGCTCTTAGGAAACTAGCTGGAAGAAAGTCCTTTTCACAGAGACAGTGA